In the genome of Motacilla alba alba isolate MOTALB_02 unplaced genomic scaffold, Motacilla_alba_V1.0_pri HiC_scaffold_35, whole genome shotgun sequence, the window GCAGATTCCAggcagattttggggtgctCCAGGTGGATCTGGAGGTGCCCCAAACAGCTTTTGGGGTGCCCAGGTGGATCTGGAGATGCCCCAGACAGATTTTGGGGTGCCCAGGTGGATCTGGAGATGCCCCAGACAGATTTTGGGGTGCCCAGGTGGACCTGCAGGTGCCCCCAGGAGCTGTTGCCCTGCCCAGGGTCCATCTCTGGCTGTTCCGGGCGTTCCCACAGCGGATCCCTTGCAGATTTCGGGGTCCCCCCGGCAGAGTTCGGGGTCCCCCCGGCTCCGGGGGTCTCTAGAAGCCGCTCTGGAGCAGCCACTGCCGCACCTGGggcccccagtgtcccctgagGCGCAGCGTCCCCGTCACCTCGTTCACCTGCGCCGCCACCTCGGGGCCGCCCCGCGAGCCCAGGAACGCCCGCAGGTCCCGCTCCAGCGCCTGGGGGGGATCGGGGGGGTCAGGGGGGGTCGGGGGAGCCCCCCGAGCGCCCCCCCGGAGCTCCCCGACTCACCCAGATGTCGCCGTGGATGCGGCGCAGCTCCGTCAGCCGCCGGCCCTGGCGCCGGCCCAGGTACACGGGCAGGTTGTGCAGCCGCGAGCGCCGCACCGAGTAGGGCAGCTCCGGGGGGGGCCCTGCGGGAACGAACACCCCCCGGGGCAATTAACACCCCCAAGGGGCAATTAACACCCCCAAGGGGCAATTAACACCCCCCCCGGGGTAATCACAGCCACCCCGCTCTTCACTACTTGGgttataattaataatttctcCTTCAAGGGAATATTTTGGGGTCCCCCGATGGTAAATAACATCCCCAAGGACTAATTAACATGCCCTCGGGGTAATTAAACACCTCCCACGAAGAAGCTCCCCCAGAGTCTCAGAGAGTAGATAActcattaattattaattagcCCCGTTAATTCCCGTTCTGGGGTAAATCACCCCCCCCCGGGGGTCGCTGACCTGCGGGGGGGTTCCAGCCGGACGGGGTGGGGTATTTGGGGTGCGCGGGGGGGTCGGGGATGCGGCTGGGGGGCAGCAGCCGCTCCACGAACCCGAACTCGGCCGTGGACTCCTCGTAGCGGGGGGGCGTCtgtggggaccccaaaatccctcagaGACCCCCGCCCAGAGCCCCCTCCCCCTTTAAttcacccccaaaatccccccctccctttttagggaccccaaaatccctcagTGACCccccccccagagccccccccCTTTAATTCACCGCCAAAATTCCCCCCTCCCTTTTTAgggacccccccaaaatccctcagagacccccccctgctccccctcccccATTTCTGTAccccccaaatttccctccctttttaggaaccccccaaaatcccctctcTCCAGGTCCCCCCTGAATTTCTTGTCTCCAAACCCCCCCTCCCTCGAGGACACCCCAATTTCTCCCCCCctcaaccccaaatcccctcaggCCCTGAACCCTCCCCTCAAACCCCCCACTCCAATTCCCCCCTCACGCCCCAAATtcccccctcacagctccctccctgcacctGAGTCCCCCGAATCCCCTCCGGAGAACCCCTCACGCCCCCTCACGCTCGGTACCTGCAGCCCCCTGACCCCCGGGCCGAGCGCCCGCAGGCTCCGGCCCagcgccgccaccgccgccatcttggctcctcctccttcttctccttcccgCCCTCACGCGTCATGACGCAGCGCGCGCGTACGTACGCGTGACGTCAGCGCGCTCTCTCCGCGCCGCGCTCGGAGCCCTGAGGGAGCCGCTGAGGTGGGGCCGGGCCAGGGGGCCCCGAGCGCGCATTTGGGGGTatttggggggtctggggggtACAGGCGGGTcggggagagggcaggggatgggctggggaggggttgGGGCGGCTCTGAGGGGGTTTGAGGTGTGGGGAGAGTTGTGGAAGCGTTGGACGGGCTCAGGGGGGTGTTGGGGGGCGGGAGGGGttcaggggaggtttgggggggATCCTGAGGGGGTTTTAGATAAGGGGGGTGCTCTGGAGGGGTTTAATGGTGTCTTTTGTGGGGTTGGGGTCTGTTGGGGCGGTGtgggagggggtggggaggtttttggggggctctgagggggTTCGGGGGGGgctctggaggggctgcaggagcagctggggaggctcctgaggggttttggggggattctGAGGGGGCTGAGAAGGTGTGGGTTTATAGGGGGGCCCTTGAGGGAGTGGTTGGGGGCAGCTTGGAGGGTGGGGGGCACCCAAGGGTGCTGCCAGTGGACCCCCGGTGTTCctctcccaggcacagcccttTGTCCCCACGGCCCCGGGCCAGGTGACAAAGTCCTGTGGGCGGGAGAGGGGGTGGAATACGCCCCCAAAACTGCCACGATCCCACCCAAAACAACCACAATCCCACCCATAACACCCCAAAACTgccacagcaccccaaaactgccacGATCCCACCCAAACGGCCACAATTccacccaaaacaccccaaaaccagccacGATCCCACCCAAAACAACCACAATCCCACCCAAACAGCCACAATTccacccaaaacaccccaaaactgccACAACACCCCAAAACTGCCACCATCCCACCCAAACAGCCACAGCCCCCCAATAACGCCCCAGTCAcccccccaaacacccccacacatccccaaaaacacccctcaaatcacccccaaacccccctcccTCACCCCCTCTCCTTTCCTGTGGATCCCACTCCCCTTTCCAGGAGGGCTCCCCCCATTTTCGGGCTGTGGGGACCCCCCCCtaacccccccaaatccccccccagcccccaccATGCAGCTCTTCATCCGCGGCCCGACCCTCCTCACCCTCGAGCTCTCGGGCTCCGAGACCCTCGCCCAGATCAAGGTGAGCCCCCCGATTCGGGCAGTCCCCCTCCCCAGTCCCCCCGGATTTCGGGGTGCTGACCCCCCCTCTTTGTCCCCGTCCCCCAGGAGAGGGTGGCCGAGCTTTCGGGGATCCCCCCCGAGGACCAAGTGCTGCTCCACGCCGGGACCCCCCTGGACGATGAGGccgtgctggagcagagcccccTCCCCGAATTCACCACCCTGGACCTCACCGCGCGCCTGCTGGGCGGTAATTCTGGGGGGGCCCGCTAATTATCCGGGTGTTAATTAGGTTAATTAGCGAAACAACCCCCCCGACACCCCGatttccttcctccccccaGGGAAGGTGCACGGCTCCCTCGCCCGCGCCGGCAAAGTGAGGGGCCAGACCCCCAAGGTGAGCGCTGAGGGGGCTCCCCCCTCCTTTAGGGACCCCCACGGGGCTCGGGGACCCCGCCAGGGTTTTGGGGACCCCCCCCGACCCCCCGCTTTTCAATCAGGTGGCCaagcaggagaagaagaagaagaagacgGGGCGGGCCAAGCGGCGCATGCAGTACAACCGGCGCTTCGTCAACGTCGTGCCCACCTTCGGCAAGAAGAAGGGGCCCAACGCCAACTCCTGAGCTCAATAAAGGAATCCGGGCTCAGTTCCCGCCATTTTGGGCCTTTTCGGgcttttttttacatttttgggCCTTTTCGGgcttttttttacatttttggggttggtttgcCCTGTTGTAGGGGCCCTTTTGAGGAGTTTAAAGGGGTTTAGGGGTCCAGGTGGTCTCTAGGGGGGTCGTGCGGGTCGCTGAGGAGATGGCGGGGTGGTTAATGAGCGGTGATTAAAGAGAGGAGCTTAATGGGCGTTAATTTGGGGGCTGCTAATGAGGGGATGCAGTGTGCGAAAGAGTTTTCGGTGGGAGCGGCGGAAAGAGCCGAGTGGTGCCGGAAATAGACGAGTGATCCCGAATGTGAGGAGCCGTGGGACCCGAGCGGTGCCGGGAATTCCCGACTGATCCCGAATATGAGGGGCCGTGGGAGCCGACCCAACCTcgaccccccaaaatcccccttgGGAGGGAACGagggaccccaaaacctccccgGTTCCGCCACACCgcttccccccagccccagagccgCTGGGTGAGAAAAAGGAGCGCGACAAATCCGTCCTGAGATATGAATATGCAAATATGGGAGTGTTATTATGCTAATAAATGCGTGACGTGCAGCCGTCGGGATAAAGAGGCGGGGTTATGCAAAACAGAGGCGACCTGTGAGCGAAAGGCATGCTGGGATGATTTTTTAGGGGGAATTTCGGGGTTTTGGGGGTTGAAAGGTGCGGGGCGCGGGAAAAAATCGGTCACTTTGCAATCAGGTTGTTTAATAGGCGGGGTTATGCTAATATTGGGTAAATTATAAGGAGCGTGACGAATGCAAATCAAAGTACTCGCTCGTCCAATCAGATCACGAGCTAAAGGCTGAGGGGCGGGGCTTTCAACAAGAGGGCGGAGGCGAAAGGCGGGGCGACGGGTGGGGCTATGCAGATAAGAGGCGGCAACCATGCAAATCAGCGCCACCACGCCGCCAAAGGCATCATGGGAGCGTAACTTTGGGGACAATTTCGGGATTTTTGGGGTCCGTACGTAGAAAAAAGcgagggatgggatggggaaagAGGTCGGGAACGGGATTTGCAGAgcgcgggcgcggcgcgggggtGGCCGTGAGGTGCGGATGATCCGGGCGGGGCCGCTTGCGGCGCGGGGGACATGTTCCGGTATCGCTTCTCGGCCTTTTGGCTAAGATCAAGTGTAGTATCTGTTCTTATCAGTTTAATATCTGATACGTCCTCGATGAGAGGACTTTATATTAAACGGATTTTTGGGCTCGGGAGTTGGACCCGGAGCTTGCTCCCTCCGCTCCGCGCATCGTCCCGGTATTGCAGTGCCTCCGGGAACGGTGCACCCCGCACGGGGACCTGTGAATGGTcaaaaacagactgaaaactgaaataacatATAACAGCGCGCGGGGCGATACTCAAAGGTTCTTCCCCTACGATCCTTCACAGCGCGCCGCAAAATGGCGGCGCCTTCCCCGCGCTGCTTCCTGAGGGGAAATCCGTCATTTCGCCGCTTCCCGGGGGAAATTTGAGTTTTGTGCGGATggtattaaatatttacaatgtTTAAGGTGTGTTAAAGGAGATTTGAAGGGTTTTATTGGATGAATCCGTGAGGGGAGTTAGGAAAGACAGAGGGTGGGGAGCTTGCGAGTTTCCTGAGGGAAACGCAGCCCAGTGTCCGCCTCCGCGCTTCTTCCGCGCCCGCTGCCAGTTTCAAACTAAATAAATCTcgtttattttctgtattttacacattttaaacCCTTTTGCCACCTCCCCACCAGCGCGCCGCGCGCTCTCCCCCCTTCATCCACCGAAACAAAATGGCGGCCGCGCGGCGGGCGGGAAAGTGCGCGTGAGGCGAGCGCCCCCTCCGCCCTCATCCGCCAATCGGAGCGCGGCTTTTCGCCGTCGCTGGGCAGAAGAGCGCGGCCAAGACCAATCAGAAAATCCGAGCGGCTGGCGCGGGccgggagggaaggaggggaagcgGCGAAGCGGCCGCCACACTCGCAACGACCGTTGCGCACGTAGGTGGAGctgagggggaagggagggggagaaCACCGGCGACAGCGCCTGCGTCCGGCGCGAGAGACCCGCCCCGCGCATGCGCCGCGCCTGCGCGTTGCCGCGGCGCGGGCGGGGTTTGGCGCGGCGCGCAGGCGCGGCGCATGCGCGGGAGGGGCGGCGAGCGGCGCGCGGGGGGGCGCGGCtgaggggcggcggcggcgcaggCGCGgctgaggcggcggcggcgggagcgggacGGGCCCGGCGATCGCTCCGCGCTCcggccgccccctccccgcgccagcggcggcggccccgcctcGCGCTCTCGCTCtcttctccccttctcccccccCTCCTCTCCCGTCCCTTCTCCGCCCccttccttccgccccttccctccctcagtccccgccccgcggcctcaggcccggcccggcctcgcGCTCCGGCCTCGGCGCCGCCGCCTCAGCGCGCCCGCGCTTCCgcttcccttccccccccccccggcccgcggccccttcccccccccttccccacaCACCGGCCCCGCCATGGACGTGAAGCGGCTGAAGGTGACCGAGCTGCGGGCCGAGCTGGGCCGGCGCGGCCTGGACGCCCGCGGGCTGAAGGTGGAGCTGGCGCAGCGGCTGCAGGAGGCCCTGGACGCCGAGATGTTGGCGGCGGGGCCCGAGgaaggcggcggcggcggcggcgggggaggcccggccgcggccgcctCGAGCTGCGCAGGGGAAGCGGGGCCGGCCGGAGGCCCGGGCGGGCGGCCCCACGgaggggatgaggaggaggaggaggaggaagaggaggaggaggaggaagaggaggaggaggaggacgaggaaGCGCTGCTCGCCGATGAGGACGAAGCGGCCGCCGCGGCCCCCGAGGCggccccggcccagcccggcccccccggggaggaggaggaggaggaggaggaagaggaggcggCCCCGGCCGAGCCCGCGGGGTCGGAGCCGCTGCAGCCGCCGCAGGAGGAGGGAGCGGCGGTCGCGGCCGAGGCTGAGGCGGCCGAggcaggaggaggcggcggcggcggcgtgAACGGGGCCGAGCGGCCGCCGGAGGAGGCGCCCAGCGGGGATGAAGCGGCCGCGGCCGAGAccaaggaggaggaggcggcggcgggtgAGCGATGGGGGAGAGCCGGGACCGGGGGTAGACCGGGAATGGGATCCCCGGGACCGGGAAAGGAGCCCCGACATCCTCGGGAGGGGAATCGGGGCCGGGAGGGAAACCGGGAAAGGAAACCCGGGAACCGGGAACAGGATCCCCAGAAccgggaaaaaaaccctgagatCCTCGGGAGGGGAACCGGGAAAAGAAACCCAGGAACCGGGAACGGGATCCCCAGAACCGGGAAGAAAACCCCGAGATCCTCGGGAGGAGAACCGGGAACGGGAGGGGAACCGGGAAAGGAACCCCCAGAACCGGGAAAAGAACCTTGGGATGCTCGGGAAAAATCCCCGAAACcggaaaaataaaaaaaacgGGACCAAAGCGGGAAAGGGCCCCGGAGGCTCGGGAGAGACCCCtcagaaaattcccatttcccccaaaatcccaatctCGGCCCCATCCACATTCCCGGATTTTGGGTGATAAAATCGCGATAAAATCCCCAAAGCCCCGACAGGGAAATCGggatgtgaggggaaaaaagcgGGAAAAATTTGAATTCCAAACGATTTTTGTGGAGCCGCGGCTGAGGGGAACCGGGAACTGCGGATTCCGAGCTGGGCCTGGGGGAAAACTTGAGGGGAAAATGGCaaaattggggtttttaggGGAGAAATTTGGGCTGGGGGAAAGTTcgggttttggggggaaaaatcctgatttttgtgaggaaaaaattctgattttttccggatttctgaggggaaaatcctggtttttgtggatttctgagggaaaattctcagttttgaggagaaaaattttgaatttgGAGAACTAACGCAGGGGAAAGTGTTGGAAAATCGGGGGATTTGTTTTAAGGAGAAATCTCAAGGTTTGGGGaaagttttgggatttttgtgaGGAAAGTCTGaatttctgaggggaaaattgTGCTTTTTGTGAGGAAAATTTTGACTTTTGAGGGAAAAACTGGATTTCTCAGgggaaaattttgatttttgaggGAAAGTCTTgatttttgatgaaaaatacTGATTATTTAAATTGGAAGATCCTGGGATTGAgcagaaaattcacattttgaaggaaaaaagtctgatttttgatgtaaaattctgattttgggATGATTTCTAGAGCTTGGATCAGAATTTTATTGGGATTGAAGTGAAattattccaatttttttctgaaacttcGATTTTTATGGGATTAGAGctgaaaaatttccattttaggTGGCTGGAAAAGTACAAAATCTTGGATTTTATGGGAAGAATTCCAAATCTTgaattttcaggatttttttggcCAAACCAGggaaaaatttggaattttttgtgtttccttggATTTTCCTGTTGGATTTATTCAATTTNNNNNNNNNNNNNNNNNNNNNNNNNNNNNNNNNNNNNNNNNNNNNNNNNNNNNNNNNNNNNNNNNNNNNNNNNNNNNNNNNNNNNNNNNNNNNNNNNNNNNNNNNNNNNNNNNNNNNNNNNNNNNNNNNNNNNNNNNNNNNNNNNNNNNNNNNNNNNNNNNNNNNNNNNNNNNNNNNNNNNNNNNNNNNNNNNNNNNNNNNNNNNNNNNNNNNNNNNNNNNNNNNNNNNNNNNNNNNNNNNNNNNNNNNNNNNNNNNNNNNNNNNNNNNNNNNNNNNNNNNNNNNNNNNNNNNNNNNNNNNNNNNNNNNNNNNNNNNNNNNNNNNNNNNNNNNNNNNNNNNNNNNNNNNNNNNNNNNNNNNNNNNNNNNNNNNNNNNNNNNNNNNNNNNNNNNNNNNNNNNNNNNNNNNNNNNNNNNNNNNNNNNNNNNNNNNNNNNNNNNNNNNNNNNNNNNNNNNNNNNNNNNNNNNNNNNNNNNNNNNNNNNNNNNNNNNNNNNNNNNNNNNNNNNNNNNNNNNNNNNNNNNNNNNNNNNNNNNNNNNNNNNNNNNNNNNNNNNNNNNNNNNNNNNNNNNNNNNNNNNNNNNNNNNNNNNNNNNNNNNNNNNNNNNNNNNNNNNNNNNNNNNNNNNNNNNNNNNNNNNNNNNNNNNNNNNNNNNNNNNNNNNNNNNNNNNNNNNNNNNNNNNNNNNNNNNNNNNNNNNNNNNNNNNNNNNNNNNNNNNNNNNNNNNNNNNNNNNNNNNNNNNNNNNNNNNNNNNNNNNNNNNNNNNNNNNNNNNNNNNNNNNNNNNNNNNNNNNNNNNNNNNNNNNNNNNNNNNNNNNNNNNNNNNNNNNNNNNNNNNNNNNNNNNNNNNNNNNNNNNNNNNNNNNNNNNNNNNNNNNNNNNNNNNNNNNNNNNNNNNNNNNNNNNNNNNNNNNNNNNNNNNNNNNNNNNNNNNNNNNNNNNNNNNNNNNNNNNNNNNNNNNNNNNNNNNNNNNNNNNNNNNNNNNNNNNNNNNNNNACCTCGCTGGCCGTGCCCGGGGGCCAGGACAACGCGCGGCTCCACGCCAACCTGCTGGAGATGGAGTTCGGGGCGGACGTGG includes:
- the LOC119696763 gene encoding 39S ribosomal protein L49, mitochondrial-like, producing the protein MAAVAALGRSLRALGPGVRGLQTPPRYEESTAEFGFVERLLPPSRIPDPPAHPKYPTPSGWNPPAGPPPELPYSVRRSRLHNLPVYLGRRQGRRLTELRRIHGDIWALERDLRAFLGSRGGPEVAAQVNEVTGTLRLRGHWGPQVRQWLLQSGF
- the LOC119696768 gene encoding ubiquitin-like protein FUBI is translated as MQLFIRGPTLLTLELSGSETLAQIKERVAELSGIPPEDQVLLHAGTPLDDEAVLEQSPLPEFTTLDLTARLLGGKVHGSLARAGKVRGQTPKVAKQEKKKKKTGRAKRRMQYNRRFVNVVPTFGKKKGPNANS
- the LOC119696713 gene encoding putative protein TPRXL, giving the protein HRSPAAASSSLVSAAAASSPLGASSGGRSAPFTPPPPPPPASAASASAATAAPSSCGGCSGSDPAGSAGAASSSSSSSSSSPGGPGWAGAASGAAAAASSSSASSASSSSSSSSSSSSSSSSSSSSSSPPWGRPPGPPAGPASPAQLEAAAAGPPPPPPPPPSSGPAANISASRASCSRCASSTFSPRASRPRRPSSARSSVTFSRFTSMAGPVCGEGGGKGPRAGGGGKGSGSAGALRRRRRGRSARPGRA